The Argiope bruennichi chromosome 5, qqArgBrue1.1, whole genome shotgun sequence genome segment aattccCAGCGAAAACAATTAGAAAATTCCCTCTACGATCAAATTCCAATGGAAGTATTCAACTCAATCGATTCAGTCtctttataatagatttttcgaTAAGGTTTAACGTCACTTGGAATTTAACAAAAGAATCTTCAGATCTCAGTTAGGGCCATAATTCTTGAATCTTtcgaaatcttcatttttttttttttttttaacatcgtGGTTTTATGGTGCTGACTTACCATGAATTGCAATCACCAGCGGCTGtgcagaaaaaaaactaaaaaaaaaaattgcaatcaccccaaaattctcaataaacattgattttcccttgatttttttcctccctaatttcttgaagttttcataacACAAGCTTCACACCTTAATTAGACTACGACGCTATATTCGGGAACCATCTAAATACTCATCTTGACTTGTTCTACCcgaatcttttataatattagacgctgcataccttgtgggacaccctgtatttagTAATTCTGATCTCAATGGGATTGAAAGacgattcagatttttttatattgattattcaaaatgttcATGCATAAGTATAACGTTCTTTAGAAATTATCTGTATAATATCAATTGGGTTAACTCCTCTTTTACATACATTTCAGAATCCGTTATTTTAACAGTAACTTTTCAGTTCTCCAATACGTTTACccccattttattaagttaactATTGTCGCCTTTTCTGAAATTGTTTCGCGACTTTCATTGTGTAACCAACAAAGTTACAAACCTTAAATACCAATTTGCAATGATGTTTTCAGAGTCTGTACGTTAATTTCTATCTAAAAGCACAACTTTATTTTGCCACTTTTAAAACGATTAGTAATTCCTTCTGGTAGTACAGTCGACCAAAATAGAAGAAGGGTATTGATCGGAAATTCAAACTAATTAGCATGCAATAAAACTGCAAATGCTTGTCAGTGAAGAAATACGCTCTACAATTGtatgacacatttttttcatGGAAGATGCCATCTTCATATTTAGACttatcaaaatctatttttttcaaatggtaATACCCCATTTTCAATGCATGCTCAAATTTTCCAGATTAAAATAGATCGAATGcatgtaaaaaaacttttatttttgagtaaacaGTTAATAAGTTATgactaattgaaattttcaatgccAAATGTTACATAAGAATCCTGTTTTTCAGCTTAAAATAACGCTTCAAGATATAAcgaattcatttcattaatttccctttaaataatactaaaaataatatatgttatttaaaacaacGCTGAAAGTTATgatttatttgacattaaaataccTTTCAGGAAAAACCAGAGttataaaggatttttaaaaatataaaagtatattttatatttatttgttgattttttaattcataaattaaaaagtttttgaatagaaaaatcaaaatttattgtgATGCCAATCAGAAGAGAAAGACCTGAAATACATTTGTTCCACATTTTATTAGATTCCatctaaaagtttttaagatatgGAATAGTAACCAAAAGCTTTAACATGATTTTCGCTTTCAATAAGAAGCATCTTAACttcataaatgtattataaatagtaggaataaaaaatagtaaCTAGTAAGAAAACTAGTAGGAGTAACTAGAaggtataaaaaaaagtaactagtAAGAAAACTAGTAGCAGTAACTAGtaggaataaaaaatagtaaCTGGTAAGAAAACTAGTAGGAGTAACTAGtaggaataaaaaatagtaaCTAGTAAGAAAACTAGTAGGAGTAACTAGtaggaataaaaaatagtaaCTAGTAAGAAAACTAGTAGGAGTAACCAGtaggaataaaaaatagtaaCTAGTAAGAAAACTAGTAGGAGTAACTAGtaggaataaaaaatagtaaCTAGTAAGAAAACTAGTAGGAGTAACTAGtaggaataaaaaatagtaaCTAGTAAGAAAACTAGTAAGAGTAACCAGtaggaataaaaaatagtaactagtaggaataaaaaatggtaacTAGTAAGAAAActaataggaataaaaaatagtaactagtaggaataaaaaatggtaacTAGTAAGAAAACTAGTAGGAGTAACTAGtaggaataaaaaatggtaacTAGTAAGAAAACTAGTAGGAGTAACTAGtaggaataaaaaatggtaacTAGTAAGAAAACTAGTAGGAGTAACTAGtaggaataaaaaatggtaacTAGTAAGAAAACTAGTAGGAGTAActagaaggaataaaaaatgaaaactagtaAGAAAACTAGTAGGAGTAACTAGtaggaataaaaaatggtaacTAGTAAGAAAAATAGTAGTAGTAACTAGtaggaataaaaaatggtaaatagtAAGAAAACTAGTAGGAGTAACTAGtaggaataaaaaatggtaaatagtAAGAAAACTAGTAGGAGTAACTAGtaggaataaaaaatggtaacTAGTAAGAAAACTAGTAGGAGTAACTAGtaggaataaaaaatagtaaCTAGTAGGAATAAAAAAAGGTAACTAGTAAGAAAACTAGTGGGAGTGACTAGtaggaataaaaaatggtaacTAGTAAGAAAACTAGTAGGAGTAACTAGtaggaataaaaaatggtaacTAGTAAGAAAACTAGTAGGAGTAACTAGtaggaataaaaaatggtaacTAGTAAGAAAACTAGTAGGAGTAACTAGtaggaataaaaaatggtaaatagtAAGAAAACTAGTAGGAGTAACTAGtaggaataaaaaatggtaacTAGTAAGAAAACTAGTAGGAGTAACTAGtaggaataaaaaatggtaacTAGTAAGAAAACTAGTAGGCGTAACTAGtaggaataaaaaatggtaacTAGTAAGAAAACTAGTAGGAGTAACTAGtaggaataaaaaatggtaacTAGTAAGAAAACTAGTAGGAGTAACTAGtaggaataaaaaatggtaacTAGTAAGAAAACTAGTAGGAGTAACTAGtaggaataaaaaatggtaacTAGTAAGAAAACTAGTAGGAGTAAGTAGtaggaataaaaaatagtaaCTAGTAGGTATAAAAAATGGTAACTAGTAAGAAAACTAGTGGGAGTAACTAGtaggaataaaaaatggtaacTAGTAAGAAAACTAGTAGGAGTAACTAGtaggaataaaaaatggtaacTAGTAAGAAAACTAGTAGGAGTAACTAGtaggaataaaaaatggtaacTAGTAAGAAAACTAGTAGGAGTAAGTAGtaggaataaaaaatagtaaCTAGTAGGTATAAAAAATGGTAACTAGTAAGAAAACTAGTGGGAGTAACTAGtaggaataaaaaatggtaacTAGTAAGAAAACTAGTAGGAGTAACTAGtaggaataaaaaatggtaacTAGTAAGAAAACTAGTAGGAGTAACTAGtaggaataaaaaatggtaacTAGTAAGAAAACTAGTAGGAGTAACTAGtaggaataaaaaatggtaacTAGTAAGAAAACTAGTAGGAGTAACTAGtaggaataaaaaatggtaacTAGTAAGAAAAATAGTAGGAGTAACTAGtaggaataaaaaatggtaaatagtAAGAAAACTAGTAGGAGTAACTAGtaggaataaaaaatggtaacTAGTAAGAAAACTAGTAGGCGTAACTAGtaggaataaaaaatggtaacTAGTAAGAAAACTAGTAGGAGTAACTAGTAGGAATAAAAAATGGCAACTAGTAAGAAAACTAGTAGGAGTAACTAGTAGGAATAAAAAATGGCAACTAGTAAGAAAACTAGTAGGAGTAACTAGTATGGAATAGGAATAAAAATGGCAACTAGTAAGAAAACTAGTAGGAGTAACTAGtaggaataaaaaatggtaacTAGTAAGAAAACTAGTAGGAGTAACTAGtaggaataaaaaatggtaacTAGTAAGAAAACTAGTAGGAGTAACTAGtaggaataaaaaatggtaacTAGTAAGAAAACTAGTAGGAGTAACTAGtaggaataaaaaatggtaacTAGTAAGAAAACTAGTAGGAGTAACTAGtaggaataaaaaatggtaacTAGTAAGAAAACTAGTAGGAGTAACTAGtaggaataaaaaatggtaacTAGTAAGAAAACTAGTAGGAGTAACTAGtaggaataaaaaatggtaacTAGTAAGGAAACTAGTAGGAGTAACTAGtaggaataaaaaatggtaacTAGTAAGGAAACTAGTAGGAGTAACTAGtaggaataaaaaatggtaacTAGTAAGGAAACTAGTAGGAGTAACTAGtaggaataaaaaatggtaacTAGTAAGAAAACTAGTAGGAGTAACTAGtaggaataaaaaatggtaacTAGTAAGAAAACTAGTAGGAGTAACTAGtaggaataaaaaatggtaacTAGTAAGAAAACTAGTAGGAGTAACTAGtaggaataaaaaatggtaacTAGTAAGAAAACTAGTAGGAGTAACTAGtaggaataaaaaatggtaacTAGTAAGAAAACTAGTAGGAGTAACTAGtaggaataaaaaatggtaaatagtAAGAAAACTAGTAGGAGTAACTAGtaggaataaaaaatggtaacTATTAAGAAAACTAGTAGGAGTAACTAGtaggaataaaaaatggtaacTAGTAAGAAAACTAGTAGGAGTAACTAGtaggaataaaaaatggtaacTAGTAAGAAAACTAGTAGGAGTAACTAGtaggaataaaaaatggtaacTAGTAAGAAAACTAGTAGGAGTAACTAGtaggaataaaaaatggtaacTAGTAAGAAAACTAGTAGGAGTAACTAGtaggaataaaaaatggtaacTAGTAAGAAAACTAGTAGGAGTAGCTAGtaggaataaaaaatggtaacTAGTAAGAAAACTAGTAGGAGTAGCTAGtaggaataaaaaatggtaacTAGTAAGAAAACTAGTAGGAGTAACTAGtaggaataaaaaatgttaactatTAAGAAAACTAGTAGGAGTAACTAGtaggaataaaaaatagtaaCTAGTAAGAAAACTAGTAGGAGTAACTAGtaggaataaaaaatagtaaCTAGTAAGAAAACTAGTAGGAGTAACTAGtaggaataaaaaatagtaaCTAGTAAGAAAACTAGTAGGAGTAACTAGtaggaataaaaaatagtaaCTAGTAAGAAAACTAGTAGGAGTAACtagtaggaataaaaaaaaagagagcaaaaaataaatcatatttttcagcGTTGTTCTAAataccattttctttttcttgtaacAAATTCTACATCATTCAAGATAAGTTTTGTTTGGCataaaaggaaaacaattataattgtataaataattttgggGATCATTAATTCACAAAAAAGCATAAAAGCAAAAGtctgtagaaattattttataaaatgtaaacgCAGTGGCTcttgactttaaaaaaactttttaaaaaatgaagcaaatgattaaaaatgtttcgataaattaattgttcttatttcataaattttgtggcaaaataagattgaatataaaaatatttttaaaagtaaattatcgTTTGGTGAATATTTAAGTATGCAAATCAACAACATTATGCTATTTATGTTCCAACTATAAAGGAGGAATATGTATGTCAGAAAATGCATATCTGACATTTATTATTGAGTAGCTTcacaaaaattttttgatttaatccTGTTTTATTAGTAGTAATTGCTAAGCTTATccagattttctttattattcttttaaacaatatGCCTTTGAATACTAtttacactttatttatttatcataaaatacacATCAtgcattttgaattcttatttagtCATGTTTCTTCTTTCCTAACATTGaacttcaaatattgaaataaaaataataatctctttaaagcaaaattatagtattaataaataaaatgaataaataagaaaggaaatttttaatagaacatTCTTTTTTACTACGTTTGTGTATATTTAAACTGCTCCTATagctttttttcatgtatatatgcAGTAATTTTGAAtcgatttgtttaaaatattatatctgggaatttttttaatgtagaattatTTAAGAGACAGAAATTTGGAGGTTGCAACTGGAAAAATTGgagattatcagaaaaaaatatattaatggccctttatatgaatgtatttggcatatttttaaagaaaacatattttcacgtttaatgacatattttccttcaattacgtttttataatattatatgttcTATGTTTTAGACCTCATTGTATTCGACaagcatatttttagaaaatatctgtctgtggcaaagataaatcaaaaatgctttgagctagatggttgcaattttgtatacggtcttaacacgaaatttgcagaaattatgagtaaaatctgttcagaggaagtctgtctgttcggctgttcgaatataagctaacatgatatttgcaaaacgaagagaactatatacataagattcggtacataatttgaacatttatataataaacaccTTTCAAAAGAGCTAAATCCAACTATGGATTGGCTGTCTATTAGTCTTCAATTTCAGAAACGTATAAaacagataattcaaaaatacaatgacttaaatacatcaaatttggtatggaattttgtcaCTACAAATGCAtagtttttgtcaaatttttctttcaattagttgataaaaacacgtctaaaacacaaatttgaattttgaatactattaatgcCTGCCaggaattattcaacaaataacGCTCCAAGGATGCCATGGCAgcttctgtaaaaatgctaaattcacatcaaaaaatatttcgtaactatagttcGTTAGTGCCATATTAGGCGAACTCAGacgaaataaacatatatatttttagttctttaCTCCTATGATTTGTAATTTCAATTGACAAAGCacttttcaagaataataaaaaaatttctctaccAAAGTTGAATTGAatatgttacagcttcacgccgatagatggcgtatctgtcgagtacaaggttctgttaattccttttttgtatcggaacgtagagtgtgtaagaaGGATTCTGTGAGAGAGACGAGGCATCcaactgtgagaggtgtcctaatctgtaacagtctacatgaagtggcacaaaaaatgtgtccgaaaataaaatggtgttcaccagaaagaaatgagtaattatttgaagagaattacattAAGTGGTCCTTCGACTACGCAGTATTGAACCATCGAGAGTTTTGTGAAGTCGGCAAGTGTTTCTGTTTTGCCGCGggtgtttatttgatattgttctCAGTGAATTCTGAATCCTTAGAGTGATCTTCAATGGATATAAAGTGTAAATTCCTATGATTGGACTATCCGATGATTGGATTATTATGTCCGTTTTGGTTTCAGGGTAACTGTGAGTATacttttgttttccaaatttgtgtattagtttcgtttttatgagttgcatatattcagagttctcttttcaaaatgctttcaaaacttaaaaagagtGAATTAATTGAAGTTGCCGAGGAACTAGAAATTGATATTCCTTCGGGTGCCAAAGTAGttactattaaagatttaattgaaaagagcgAGATCTATATagataattatgaattcgtaaaaacTATAGTTGAGTCAATAATTGATAGGAAAAAAGATtacgagaaaaatgaagcacagaaactagaattggaaaaacttaaactcgcgcaattagaaaaacaacttgagcttgcgaatttacaaaaagatgtaacacaaaaggttaatgtaacaaatagcgattctgattctaattttagcttagaaagtttgataaaaagtgtcaaaacttTAACTATTCCTGTTCCTACACGAGCAGagtcgtataatttatttttccaatcgctTGAAAGAGCTTTCAAAACCAAACATGTCCCAGAACAATTCAAATCAGagatcctattaaatattttaggcgaaAAAGTTACCaacttaatgatatatttaaatgaagatgaattgtgtatgtatgacaaattaaaagaattagtgttaaaagaatttcagtcCACCccacaagaagttttaaataatttccgtaaAGCGAAAAAACGTCCAAACGAAAGCTATATCCAGTTTGCATCGCGACTTAGTGCAgcttttgattattattgtcaattaagaaaggtaaatgattttaagggagtttgtgaactcatggtttcggaaaaaatatttgattcattagatcGTGAACTGCAAATTCATATTGGAGTGAAACAAGGAGAATCTTGGTATGTGCCACCAGATTTGGCCAGGCATTGCGATATTTATGTATCctcaaaattcaaaaacgatAGTAATGTGTTTTCACGACCGCAAATTGTAAACCATTCTCAAAAATATCGTAAAGAATACAGTCCACAAAAAGCTTTTGTATCGGAAGTTAAAACTCCgaaatgtgtaatttgtaaatctaatgaaaatcattccctgaatgtatgtcctgtgttcaaaaatatgattGTTAATGAGAGAATAGAAGtcgttaaaaataagcaattatgttttaattgtttaaatcaccaTAAAATTGCTAACTGTTATTCAAAATCCAGTTGCTCCATTTGCAAAAAACGACATAACACTCTTTTGCACTTGGGAAATACTCAAAGCGAAACTGAAACTCGTTCGCAAAATGCTAACGCGGGattaaatccaaggtcaaatgtattCGTTCCGCGAATTGAAAATCCCAGTCATAACTCTTCGCAACTGATGAATGAGTCACCTTCGAACACTACGCATTCATTCACTGCTACCAacttaaatctaaacaaaatggttttattaagtactgcaaatgtaatgattcaaaataatgtaggAATGTTTATGAGTGCACGTGCTTTACTGGATGTTGGTAGTAtgagtcatttcatttcaaaacgtttagccgataaactgaatttgaaaaaagaaagacgaaACATTGTGGTTTCTGGACTAAATCAATCTTCTTCTGTTATTAACTGGatcgtaaaaacaaaaatttcgaacGTTAGCGGAAGCTTTGAAAAGGGAATTGAGTTATTGGTAGTGCCGCATATAACAGATTGTATCCCCTCGAAACAATTTGACATTGATACGCTAGAATTAGATAGTTTTAATTTAGCGGATGTGAGTTTCAATGAACCTGGAGAGGTGGATATTTTATTAGGTGCCCAAATATTCTATGAACTTTTAAGATCGGGTCAAATTAGGTTTCCGGGAACagacattgtttttcaaaatactgtgttTGGGTTTGTTGCTACCGGAAGTGTTCATTGTGGGTTGGTAATAGAAGATTTGGattcaaatttaaggaaattttgggaaattgaaGATGTTGAGggggataaattacaaaatgatgagagtttaatatgtgaagatcttttcatgaaaacacatttcagaaatgacGATGGAAGCTATGTTGTTAAAATGCCGTTTAAAATAGACCCCCCATGTTTAGGCGAATCAAAACACATTgctactaaaagatttaattcactttGGCAACGTTTGAAGAGAGAACCAGAGTATAGGCAACTATACAGCGAATTTTTAACTGAGTATGAGAATTTGGGGCATGTGCAGGCAACTTGCGAAACTCCAAGGTACATTATGCCTCATCATGGCGTTTTTAGGCCAGAAAGTAGTACTACAAAATTACGCGTTGTTTTTAACGCATCAGAGGCAACGTCATCTGGACAATCgtttaatgataatttgtattcagGATCTGTTGTCCAAGATGATTTGTTTGCTATTTTGTTGAGGTTTCGAAAACATTCTATAGTTTTCACCGCCgatataaaaaagatgtatcgTCAAATTTGGATACATCCAGATCAGTgtgatttacaatgtattttatggaaAGATTTAGAGGAAGAGAAATTACGTGTATTTAAGTTGCTCACTGTTACCTACGGAACCAAATGCGCTCCTTACTTGGCGACCAGAGTACTAAAACAAATATGCTGTGATGAGCAGAACAACTATCCTTTAGCCGCTGCTGCTGGCAAAAATTTTTACGTCGACGATATACTCAGTGGTACCGAGGATTTATCTTCTGCCATTGAACTACAAAACCAGTTAATACAATTGTTAAAATCAGCTGGTATGGAGCTTCACAAATGGAGCTCAAATAATCctgttttgttacaaaatgtCCCAACGTCGGACCGAGAATACAATTTCGATAACCCCAACTCAGCTACTTTAAAAACTTTGGGATTACTATTCAATCCTGAAAAGGATACATTTAGTTTTagtgttcaaaaaattgtgagacctgcaacaaaaagaacaatgctatcgGACATATCCAGATTGTTTGATCCTTTAGGCCTCTTAGGACCTTTGATAATCACAGCGAAGATGTTCTTGCAGAAGTTGTGGATTTTGAGAATTGATTGGGACGATGAAGTTCCCTTACACTTAAATAGAGAGTGGGAAAAATTTAGTTCTGAATTGAgtcaattgaaaaatgtaaacatagaTCGTCATGTGGTATGTTCTAAAGTTCTGAAAGTAGACCTGATAGGCTTCGGAGATGCTTCGAAAAATGCATATGGTTGTGCTGTCTACACCAGGTCTTTGTCAAGGTCTGGTGAGATAAAGGTGTCACTCTTATGCAGCAAATCTCGAGTGGCTCCCATCAAAGAAATTAGTATCCCACGTTTGGAGCTGTGTGCAGCGGATTTGCTTTCCAAGCTTACCGTTAAGGTTCTGTCATCCTTGCAACTAGACATTGATGGAGTACATTTGTACTCGGACTCCACTGTGGTGCTTGCTTGGATCAAAACTCCACCTACATCGTTGAAAACTTTTGTGGCTAATCGAGTCGCTAGGATTCAAGAGTATACTAAGAACTTCCAATGGCATTATGTAAATACTGCTGAGAATCCTGCGGACTTGATATCACGAGGAGTTTTCCCTTCAAAGATCCAACAGTTGGACATTTGGTGGAATGGACCGTCTTTTCTTTCATCTAGTAGCTGTCCAAACTTCAATGACGATCCTGGTGTCTCAGATGATGAATATCTTCTTGAGGTGAAAAGAACTGCAAAGAACTCTGAACTGAATAATGATCCTATGATTAATCTTTCCATTTGTAATATTCCTAGTTTTTTACAGTGCATATtagatataagtaataattatagtaaaattgttcgtattttaagttatgttttcaggTTTGTCAAGAATCTAAAAGAAGCAGTGAAGACAACAGGTCCACTGAATGCTGAGGAATTGAACTATGcagagacatttttaattaaaaatatccaaatccaaGAGTTTGCCAAAGACGTCAGTAGTCTCCAAAAACACCACTGTGTGTCTCctggtagtaaattaaaaactttgaatccttTCTTGGATTCTAAAGGATTGTTAAGAGTCGGAGGACGATTgggtaatagtaattttaattttaataaaaagcatcaaataattttgccaaaaagccatagattaactttaattataatagaacattttcataataaatatttacatgttggtGCTTCTTCCTTGCTATATCttgttagagaaaaattttggccTCTAAATGGACGTAATAGCTGCAGAAAAATCGTTCATCAAtgtatcatttgtttcaaagccCAACCAATTGCACCTTCTCAAATCATGGGCAATTTGCCCAAGGAAAGAGTGTCtccagattttgcttttaattgtgctGGTGCCGATTTCTGTGGGccgttttatattaagaataaggcTCAGCGTAAAggtgctttacaaaaaatttatatttgtatttttgtatgtttttgttttaaagctgttCATATAGAAATTGTTTCAGATTTGACTTCTGATTCCTTTATAGCGACTTTAAAACGATTCATGGCTCGAAGAGGTAAATGTGCGAAACTATTTTCAgataatgctaagaattttgtaggagctaatagagaaattaaaaaacttcatgAAATGGTTAGCAAACCAGATGAAAAGCTGGCAGGCTATTTAGCTGCAGAAGGCATTGAGTGGAAATTTATTCCACCTAGATCCCCACACTTTGGCGGTCTTTGGGAGGCAGctataaagtcatttaaataccatttaaaaagagTTGTTAAGGGAATAAACTTAACTTATGAAGAGTTCTTAACGGTAATTGTGCAAATTGAGGGAATTTTGAATTCTCGACCACTTTGTTCCTTGTCAGCTAACGAGGACGATTTTGAGGTTCTTACTcctgcacattttttaataaataggtcTTTAACCTCTTTGAATGAGcctgatttgacaaatttaaaagaaagtcatcTCAAGAAATGGCAAAAGGTAACTAgacttgtacaatatatgtggaaattttggcatcgtaattatttaagtcaattacaACAGAGATCTAAATGgatgtttgacaaaaataatgtaaaattaggagatttagtgttattaattgaagataatttgccttgttataaatgggctatgggtagaataattaaaatttattatggcgATGATAAGAAAATTCGTGTTGTTAAGATTAAAACACAGTCTAGTATTTGTAAAAgagccatttctaaaatttgtgtattgcctatggaacataattaatttgtaatatttgatgttgaaatttgtaagttttgattcttatttcttatagatatttattattatgtatattgtgtattttttaatagatttgtgTAATAGttgtaatattgtttatgttattgAGCATTGTAATCTCTTGAAACCCTGGGGTTTCAAGGTGGGGAgtatgttacagcttcacgccgatagatggcgtatctgtcgagtacaaggttctgttaattccttttttgtatcggaacgtagagtgtgtaagaaGGATTCTGTGAGAGAGACGAGGCATCcaactgtgagaggtgtcctaatctgtaacagtctacatgaagtggcacaaaaaatgtgtccgaaaataaaatggtgttcaccagaaagaaatgagtaattatttgaagagaattacagaataaaagattttttgttcTGATTTTTCCTTCACAATGATGTTCTatctgtttacaaaaaaaaatcctttttttacttatttccgTCTCAGATAAACGCAATTATGGTTTCAACGGCTTGCTGCAAAATCACTATCGGGAACTATCAAAATCAAATCACTCTCATGGTTAAATTATGCTTGTTACAGGAAAATTTCA includes the following:
- the LOC129968207 gene encoding uncharacterized protein LOC129968207, producing the protein MPHHGVFRPESSTTKLRVVFNASEATSSGQSFNDNLYSGSVVQDDLFAILLRFRKHSIVFTADIKKMYRQIWIHPDQCDLQCILWKDLEEEKLRVFKLLTVTYGTKCAPYLATRVLKQICCDEQNNYPLAAAAGKNFYVDDILSGTEDLSSAIELQNQLIQLLKSAGMELHKWSSNNPVLLQNVPTSDREYNFDNPNSATLKTLGLLFNPEKDTFSFSVQKIVRPATKRTMLSDISRLFDPLGLLGPLIITAKMFLQKLWILRIDWDDEVPLHLNREWEKFSSELSQLKNVNIDRHVVCSKVLKVDLIGFGDASKNAYGCAVYTRSLSRSGEIKVSLLCSKSRVAPIKEISIPRLELCAADLLSKLTVKVLSSLQLDIDGVHLYSDSTVVLAWIKTPPTSLKTFVANRVARIQEYTKNFQWHYVNTAENPADLISRGVFPSKIQQLDIWWNGPSFLSSSSCPNFNDDPGVSDDEYLLEVKRTAKNSELNNDPMINLSISQPIAPSQIMGNLPKERVSPDFAFNCAGADFCGPFYIKNKAQRKAVHIEIVSDLTSDSFIATLKRFMARREVLGLFEDELFDWGDVQSFNDFRISDEPSGSDYQP